The following DNA comes from Solea senegalensis isolate Sse05_10M linkage group LG10, IFAPA_SoseM_1, whole genome shotgun sequence.
aaatatgttcttgtccaaaaaatgtcatttatacatatttaaatgtaataaccTTCAGCTACCAATACATTCAGTGAGAGAGCAAGTTTAGACCGAGTACAGCAGCTGCAAACTTCACCCAAAACATCCTTAGACTTGATTTAGTTCCAATGTCCCCTTGTCTTAGTGCAGATCCTTATTATACAACAGGACATTTTGGGAATAAAAAGTGAGCAAAAAATTACATTTAGAGTTAGTTACAAACAGAAACCAAAAATAATTCACTACATAATGCAActaaataatgtgaaaaactAACATTTCAATGTATCAACACCTCCAAACTGATTCCACTCTCACCTGCCAGCGCCCACTCTCCAGTTCTGTGGGTGTGACCACTGTAGAAGATCACGTAGGTGTCGTGACGAGGCCCGTCTGCAGTGCGGAGCTCCAGGAAGGACTTGATCTTGGACTGCAGAGCCTCCAGAGCCACACCACTGGTGGAATAGTCGCAGCCGAAAGTTTCGATCAGGTGGTGGGCGAAGAAGCGCTGCACGCTGTTCAACATGCCTGTGGAGCGTTGGTTCAGCACTTGCACCTGGTCTGGAGGCAGCAGCATGGGCTGACCATCAGGACTACAAGACAAACGCAGGGGTTACAGTGAACAAGTCATGTTTGAAAAGCACAAAATATTGTTTGGAAGCTGGGGAGTGTTTTAATGCCAGTGAATCAAAGCACTGCTTTAATAGTTTCCTGCTGTGTCAGAGTAACACATTGCTTAGTACCTGCAGTAGTTGGTGGGGATGACCAGTGCGTAGCCCACACAGGTTCCTCCCAGGCTGTTACCCAGCTCATGGAAAAGTCCATGGAACAGAGACTCCAGGGGCAGGACGAGCAGAAACATGCTGACAAAGATGCTGCTGGAGGCCTGCAGAGCACACGAGTgagtcaaacacacatacaatgaAAATCATTGTACATGCCAACATACtatattttcagaatttttttttctgcaaaaatgGCAGCTATTAATTAAATGTTGGCACTGAATTTATCCGACCATGATACAAATGGTTGGTTATTAGAGGGACAATCTTGTAAATAGTGCCCAATTGATTGTGAATGGGCAGTGCCTGTGACCACTTATTATTGTATATGTTATGTCCAATATGAGCTTTGCATGAGAGGATGGAGCTGTGGtgccataaaaacaaacattacccCACACTTCACAAATTAAGTTGGACTTCTGCAACTtggaaattacattttgatgCTTGTTGTGTCTGCAGCAAGAATCCTCTCTTGAAAATGCCACCATAATGTtctatagtagtagtagtacagtaTATTGTGATTGCTATTTGCAATATAACATTTTCAAGCCAATGTTTAGTTATGTACTTATTCTTCCATTGATTGAAAATTCTCTGAAGGGGTATGGAGCTCTTACTATATGATGTCTCCATGCAAAGTGTCTGTTGTCCTGCTGCCCTTACCTGCCAGCAAAgtacagcaacagcaacagttgTCACCAGTGTGAAGAGCAGCAGGCGTTCAGAGATGAGGCAAAAGTGTCTCATGCCCTTTGAGGCCATGATCTTGTCCAGTCGGCTGACCCCCAACCCCTGGGACAAGCAGAGTCGCTGGCAGTCACTGAGCTTAGTGTGAAAGCCCCATACGGTGATGATGAACACCAAGTGGCAGATGGACCAGAAGAGTATACACACTAAAAAGCCTGGGATCATCAGGTACCACTGGTCCAGGTCTGTCAGCTTCCGAGAGGCCAGGATGATAAAGGTCGCTTCCAccaccagcagagggaggagagacaggCGGCGCAACAGGCCCCGCCACACAAGGAAAGGCTGCCAGCGCTCGGTAACAGAGAGGCCGCTGAAGTAGACGTCCAGCAGAGGGTCACAGATGAGCTGACTGAAGAAGCAGGCGAGTGCAAATGGGTTGATGGTGATTTTCAGAGAGTTGAAGAACAGAACTGCTGTGATGATGGCAAAGCACACCAGGTTGGGAAGAGCTAGGACCGCCTTCATCCGGAGGGCAACCATGACGGCAGCCAGTGCCACCAGCAGCACCATCACGCTCAGGGACTTCTGGAGGAGCAGTGCTGTGCTGGCGATGGCAAAGCCTGCCAACTCCAGTCGCTCTGCCGAGGTGAGGAAGGCAGGACGGTACCTGACATTAAGTATGAGACGACATGAAAATTTCCTGTCATGAATATGCTGACCAGTATAACTGTGACTCAATACTATTGAGATCAGTGTGAAAGTATGCTTTGAAcgttttttttaagattcttAAGCAAAGGCAGGCAAAGCATTCTGTTTGTACTCAACTTTTTGCTGTttagtgaagcatgcaatataGAGGATTTATATATTGAATCTGATTtcagatccagtgattttgacctgACTGATACCAATTCACATCCCTAATACTAAATCAATCAGTATAAGTTTTATGTAATTGCCTCGCATTTTTGTTACTATTAATATTAGTATTGCCATATTATTTGAGAATTACTTTTTGAACATCATATGTTAAAGTGATAGAATAGGAACTTAACAATCAAGATATGTCATCTTTGAACACGTTCAACTGTGAAGCAGATGAGCTCCGGCACAAGAAAACCTAACAAAGAGACTGGTGAGTGTCCATCCCTACCTGGCACATCCCAGCAACCTCTCCAGCAGCGCCCACAGCGTCCTCAGGGCCACACTCGCCAGCAGCATGTAGTTGGCCGCCTGCTCCTTCACGTCGCCCTGAAGCGCAGGACTGTTGAGCAGGCAAAGTAGACCCAGCAGAAAGCCGAACCACAGGTGCAGGAGACAGAGGCTGACCCGCTCCATGCTGAAGTAATAGTACAGTACACTCGCTATTCCCAGGACGAAAAGAGCCAGCACGAAAATGACGAGGAGGGTGGACTCGGCTGTCTTCTCCCAGCGGACGTAGAGCCCCAGACACAGGGCGAGCAGCAGGTTGAGACCGGACAGGTAACCCAGCCACCGCACCGACGACCACATGCTCACCTCTCCGTTGACCTCGTCCAGCCGGGTCATCGCAGCGTGAATGCAATGGCTGACAAAGTAGCGCAAAAAACGACACATCGTGGCATAAACACCGACTGCCCGAAGACAAAACCAGGCACTTTAGTGAGTTACGGCGAATCTGTTGTCCGGCGTGACATCTGAAATCCCGCAACACACCCGCACCAAAGTTAAGCTGCTAAGTGATTAGCTTAGCTTCCGTTAGCTATCAGCGGCGCATCTTCGC
Coding sequences within:
- the tmem168b gene encoding transmembrane protein 168; translated protein: MCRFLRYFVSHCIHAAMTRLDEVNGEVSMWSSVRWLGYLSGLNLLLALCLGLYVRWEKTAESTLLVIFVLALFVLGIASVLYYYFSMERVSLCLLHLWFGFLLGLLCLLNSPALQGDVKEQAANYMLLASVALRTLWALLERLLGCARYRPAFLTSAERLELAGFAIASTALLLQKSLSVMVLLVALAAVMVALRMKAVLALPNLVCFAIITAVLFFNSLKITINPFALACFFSQLICDPLLDVYFSGLSVTERWQPFLVWRGLLRRLSLLPLLVVEATFIILASRKLTDLDQWYLMIPGFLVCILFWSICHLVFIITVWGFHTKLSDCQRLCLSQGLGVSRLDKIMASKGMRHFCLISERLLLFTLVTTVAVAVLCWQASSSIFVSMFLLVLPLESLFHGLFHELGNSLGGTCVGYALVIPTNYCSPDGQPMLLPPDQVQVLNQRSTGMLNSVQRFFAHHLIETFGCDYSTSGVALEALQSKIKSFLELRTADGPRHDTYVIFYSGHTHRTGEWALAGGDTLRLDHILEWWREKNASFCSRLILVLDCDNSSAWVKEIRNVEGPYVAVQGATLARVTDVELQDPPQLGDFTAQWVEYNCNTDSGVLWSERGRAVSAVYGISKHWSDYTLHLPSQSDVTNHWSMYYPRMTYPVVQCALWCGSMNLLWVCSICLRCIKRVKLNWFPPAILDTGQGFKLVRS